In Brevibacillus brevis, a genomic segment contains:
- a CDS encoding MerR family transcriptional regulator: MSDDIRRNMALFPIGIVMKLTDLTARQIRYYEQNELIQPARTEGKQRLFSFNDVDRLLEIKALIEKGLNIAGIKQVLQMQEPAVAPSEITVTSEAKRKELSEKDLHQLLKQQIMYRNASRYGEDALIRGELSRFFH, from the coding sequence ATGAGTGATGACATTCGCCGGAATATGGCCCTCTTTCCCATTGGGATCGTCATGAAGCTGACCGATCTGACTGCGAGGCAAATTCGCTATTATGAACAAAACGAACTCATTCAGCCAGCCCGCACCGAAGGGAAACAGCGGCTCTTCTCTTTCAATGATGTGGATCGATTGCTGGAGATCAAGGCTTTGATCGAAAAGGGATTGAACATCGCGGGCATTAAACAAGTGCTGCAAATGCAGGAGCCTGCTGTGGCGCCGTCCGAGATCACGGTCACGTCCGAGGCGAAGCGCAAGGAATTGTCCGAGAAAGACCTGCATCAACTGTTGAAGCAACAAATCATGTATCGCAATGCTTCTCGCTACGGCGAAGATGCGTTGATACGTGGAGAGCTTTCCCGGTTCTTCCACTGA
- a CDS encoding aminotransferase class I/II-fold pyridoxal phosphate-dependent enzyme has protein sequence MFPYFSHGEKLRPFVMEVEAMISERHRQISALVDTNQLKVLRSFQKHEVNEFHFAPSTGYGYDDSGRATLESIYADVFGGEAALVRPHIISGTHAIAISLFGILRPGDDLLYITGKPYDTLEEVVGVRGEGQGSLKDYGIGYSYVPLTPEGEIDFVAVAEAITPKTKVIGIQRSRGYADRPSFTIAKIQEMVRVVKEIKPDVVVFVDNCYGEFTEEQEPLHVGADIMAGSLIKNPGGGLVKTGGYIVGRKDLVTLASYRMAAPGIGAEGGASLYSLLEMYQGFFLAPHVVGEALKGAIFSSALLERLGFQTNPLWHEPRTDLIQSVAFGSAERLIAFCQGIQKAAPVDSHVTPYPSEMPGYADPVIMAAGTFIQGASIEFSADGPIRPPYLGFVQGGLTYSHVKVGILTALNGLLEKNLLELPETK, from the coding sequence GTGTTTCCATATTTTTCCCACGGCGAAAAGCTTCGCCCTTTCGTAATGGAAGTAGAAGCCATGATTTCGGAAAGACACAGACAGATTTCCGCACTCGTGGATACGAATCAGCTGAAAGTGCTTCGGTCTTTCCAGAAGCATGAAGTAAACGAGTTTCATTTTGCCCCTTCGACGGGCTATGGCTACGATGACTCCGGCCGCGCCACCCTAGAATCGATTTACGCCGACGTATTTGGGGGAGAAGCGGCTCTAGTCCGTCCGCACATCATCTCTGGCACTCATGCCATCGCGATCTCCTTGTTCGGGATTTTGCGCCCGGGAGACGATCTGCTCTACATTACCGGCAAACCGTACGATACGTTGGAAGAAGTCGTGGGAGTGCGGGGAGAAGGTCAGGGCTCGCTCAAGGATTACGGGATCGGGTACAGCTATGTCCCATTGACGCCGGAGGGCGAGATCGACTTCGTGGCAGTCGCGGAAGCCATTACCCCCAAAACAAAAGTGATCGGAATCCAGCGCTCCCGAGGGTACGCCGACCGTCCTTCGTTTACCATCGCCAAGATTCAGGAGATGGTCCGGGTCGTCAAGGAAATCAAGCCCGATGTGGTGGTCTTCGTGGACAACTGCTACGGGGAATTCACAGAGGAACAGGAGCCGCTGCACGTAGGGGCAGACATCATGGCCGGCTCGCTGATCAAGAACCCTGGCGGAGGCCTTGTGAAGACCGGAGGCTATATCGTCGGCCGCAAAGACCTGGTGACGCTCGCTTCCTACCGGATGGCCGCACCGGGTATCGGAGCGGAGGGAGGCGCGTCGCTGTATTCGCTGCTGGAAATGTATCAAGGCTTCTTCCTCGCGCCGCACGTCGTGGGGGAAGCGCTCAAAGGGGCAATTTTTTCCTCCGCATTGCTTGAGCGCCTCGGCTTCCAGACGAATCCGCTTTGGCATGAACCGCGCACCGATTTGATCCAGTCCGTGGCTTTCGGCTCCGCAGAGCGACTGATCGCCTTTTGTCAAGGCATTCAAAAGGCGGCTCCGGTCGATTCTCACGTCACTCCATACCCGAGCGAGATGCCTGGCTATGCGGATCCGGTCATCATGGCCGCTGGGACCTTCATTCAAGGGGCGAGCATCGAGTTTTCCGCAGATGGTCCGATCCGCCCGCCGTATCTCGGATTCGTGCAAGGGGGCTTGACTTACTCGCATGTCAAAGTGGGCATCCTTACTGCACTAAATGGACTTCTCGAGAAAAACCTGCTGGAGCTGCCGGAGACAAAGTAA
- the hflX gene encoding GTPase HflX, translating into MNDVIKTKETAILVGCLLDNRDEERMRLSMEELQELADTAGVEVLDVITQSRDRIDPAWYLGTGKIDELAQRAEELDVDVVIFNDELSPSQTRNLDRLFDCKVIDRTQLILDIFAGRAQSREGKIQVELAQYNYLLPRLAGQGKQLSRLGGGIGTRGPGESKLESDRRHIRRRITELKQQLADTVRTRTLHRERRKKNNVFQVALVGYTNAGKSTILNQLTNANTLQENKLFATLDPTTRQLSLPSGMEVLLTDTVGFIQDLPTSLVAAFRSTLEGVKEADLILHVVDSHHPDLQIHMEVVDRILRELKAEDIPQLVVFNKADAMKEGTYLPPADEWILISALRKEDQERLLKRIESYALASFNELTLKVPVERGDILSLLHREGVELEQHFDENEESYRVTVRVNKDHPIYGRIAPFLLDKPEIAEESW; encoded by the coding sequence GTGAACGATGTGATTAAGACGAAGGAAACGGCCATCCTGGTCGGATGCCTTTTGGATAACCGCGATGAAGAACGCATGCGCCTGTCGATGGAAGAGCTGCAAGAGCTAGCCGATACGGCAGGTGTCGAGGTGCTGGATGTCATTACCCAAAGCCGGGATCGAATCGATCCGGCCTGGTACTTGGGTACAGGGAAAATCGACGAGCTTGCCCAGCGCGCGGAAGAGCTGGATGTCGATGTGGTCATTTTCAACGACGAGCTTTCCCCGAGCCAGACGCGCAATCTGGATCGGCTGTTCGACTGCAAGGTCATCGACCGTACGCAGTTGATTCTCGATATTTTTGCCGGGCGTGCCCAGTCCAGGGAAGGGAAGATCCAGGTGGAGCTGGCCCAGTACAACTACTTGCTCCCGCGTCTGGCAGGACAAGGAAAACAGCTGTCACGGCTCGGCGGCGGGATCGGTACGAGAGGCCCCGGGGAATCCAAGCTGGAGAGCGACCGCCGCCACATACGCCGTAGAATCACCGAGCTGAAGCAGCAGCTGGCGGATACGGTTCGTACCCGCACGTTGCACAGGGAGCGACGCAAGAAAAACAACGTTTTCCAGGTTGCGTTGGTCGGTTACACCAATGCGGGCAAGTCCACCATTTTAAACCAGCTCACCAACGCGAACACCTTGCAGGAAAACAAGCTTTTTGCCACACTGGACCCTACGACACGCCAGCTTTCGTTGCCGAGCGGGATGGAAGTGCTGCTGACGGATACGGTCGGGTTCATTCAGGATTTGCCGACCAGCCTGGTTGCAGCTTTTCGCTCCACGCTGGAAGGGGTCAAGGAGGCGGATCTGATCCTGCACGTGGTGGACAGTCACCATCCGGATCTGCAGATCCACATGGAGGTAGTCGATCGGATCCTGCGTGAGTTAAAAGCGGAGGACATCCCGCAGCTCGTGGTGTTCAACAAGGCGGACGCCATGAAAGAGGGCACGTACTTGCCCCCTGCGGACGAATGGATCCTGATCTCCGCCTTGCGAAAAGAAGACCAGGAGCGGCTGCTCAAGCGGATCGAATCGTACGCGCTCGCATCCTTCAACGAATTGACGCTGAAGGTCCCGGTCGAGCGAGGGGATATTCTTTCCCTCCTGCATCGCGAAGGCGTCGAGCTGGAGCAGCACTTCGATGAAAACGAAGAATCCTACCGCGTCACCGTGCGCGTAAACAAGGACCATCCGATCTACGGCCGGATTGCCCCTTTCCTCCTGGACAAACCAGAGATTGCAGAAGAGAGTTGGTAA
- a CDS encoding AAA family ATPase: protein MDNSVSVESSSMPSSGNRIQVVFKREVPKKPVHSLAANVSATAPEGLLVLFEELEGLVGLQEAKKTIYEIYALHKINKEREKHNLKLEKQVYHMVFKGNPGTGKTTIARLFGKIFREMGILSKGHLIEVERADLVGEFIGHTAQKTRDLVKKALGGILFIDEAYSLARGGEKDFGKEAVDCLTKALEDSNKDFICIIAGYNDEMDSFLELNPGLPSRFPVHIHFSDYTVDELLEIANLMAKGKDFELTKDSLEKIRRSVTAILNDPFQANFSNARYIRNCIEKAIRVQAVRLVKSNQLSREDLIRLKPEDFSL from the coding sequence ATGGATAACAGTGTGTCCGTCGAGTCTAGCAGCATGCCAAGCTCGGGAAATCGGATCCAGGTCGTATTCAAAAGGGAAGTCCCCAAGAAACCGGTTCATTCCCTGGCAGCAAATGTAAGTGCGACGGCACCGGAAGGATTGCTGGTACTGTTTGAAGAGCTGGAAGGACTTGTTGGACTGCAAGAAGCGAAGAAAACCATTTATGAGATATACGCTCTGCACAAAATCAACAAGGAGCGGGAAAAGCATAATCTAAAGCTCGAGAAACAGGTATACCACATGGTCTTTAAAGGGAATCCCGGCACAGGCAAGACGACAATTGCCCGATTGTTCGGGAAGATCTTTCGCGAAATGGGCATTTTGAGCAAAGGTCATCTCATCGAGGTCGAACGCGCTGACTTGGTAGGGGAATTCATCGGCCATACCGCGCAAAAAACAAGGGATTTGGTGAAAAAGGCCCTGGGCGGCATCTTGTTTATCGACGAAGCGTACTCCCTGGCACGAGGCGGGGAAAAAGACTTCGGAAAGGAGGCGGTAGATTGTTTAACGAAAGCGCTCGAGGACTCCAACAAAGATTTCATTTGCATCATCGCCGGATACAACGATGAGATGGACAGCTTTTTGGAGCTGAATCCCGGTTTGCCGTCCCGCTTTCCCGTCCATATTCATTTTTCCGATTATACAGTCGACGAGCTGCTGGAAATCGCCAACCTGATGGCGAAAGGGAAAGATTTTGAGCTGACGAAAGACTCTTTGGAAAAGATCAGGCGTTCAGTAACGGCGATCCTGAATGATCCTTTTCAGGCAAACTTCAGCAATGCCCGGTACATCCGGAACTGCATCGAGAAAGCGATCAGGGTTCAGGCAGTTCGCCTCGTAAAATCGAATCAGCTATCCCGAGAGGATTTGATCAGACTGAAGCCAGAGGACTTTTCCCTCTAA
- a CDS encoding DUF4184 family protein gives MPFTFAHPAIVLPLRKSRFFFFPALALGSMAPDFEYFFRMQPYSVYSHTIAGIFWFDLPLVACLWLLFHAIVQEPLIACLPEAVGRRIGPVFRTAAFGPSWRWVLIFVYSALLGIGSHIVWDAFTHKGGYAVLQLPVLEHQIGFGAWVWPVYKWLQHGSSCIGFAAIALVLWKAGRKRGAFPRERRLPVWIKWMFWGGSWLVGVIVAGLHVSGKNADLTLPHLLSGVVPFLSGCMLGVLLFSWATGRFVLKK, from the coding sequence TTGCCGTTTACTTTCGCACATCCCGCCATTGTACTGCCGCTTCGCAAGTCCCGTTTCTTTTTCTTTCCTGCATTGGCGCTGGGCAGTATGGCACCGGATTTCGAATATTTTTTCCGCATGCAGCCATACAGTGTATACAGTCATACGATTGCAGGCATCTTCTGGTTTGACTTGCCCCTGGTTGCCTGTCTTTGGCTGCTGTTTCATGCGATTGTCCAGGAGCCGCTCATCGCGTGCTTGCCTGAGGCGGTCGGCAGGAGAATCGGGCCTGTCTTCCGCACAGCCGCCTTCGGGCCCAGCTGGCGTTGGGTGCTTATTTTTGTTTACTCGGCCTTGCTCGGGATCGGTAGCCATATCGTATGGGATGCATTTACCCATAAAGGGGGATATGCTGTCCTGCAGCTGCCCGTTCTCGAACATCAAATCGGCTTCGGAGCTTGGGTATGGCCCGTTTACAAGTGGCTGCAGCACGGAAGCTCGTGCATCGGCTTTGCTGCAATCGCACTGGTGCTCTGGAAAGCGGGGAGGAAGAGGGGAGCTTTTCCGCGAGAGAGAAGGCTTCCTGTCTGGATCAAATGGATGTTTTGGGGTGGTTCGTGGCTGGTGGGAGTCATCGTGGCCGGTCTGCACGTTTCCGGAAAAAATGCGGATTTGACCTTGCCGCATTTGCTCTCCGGTGTCGTTCCCTTCTTGTCCGGCTGCATGCTCGGCGTCCTGCTCTTCTCGTGGGCCACGGGCAGGTTTGTCTTGAAAAAATAG
- the infC gene encoding translation initiation factor IF-3 — MIANEKIKAAEVQVTGVNGEDLGIMSTKEALQMAKELDVDLVCLSLASSPPPCQLVSRTDFKQQKVKENAKNRKAEKGPKVKEVRLSAFIEDHDYETKKHQAERILQAGDVVELTVRLEKKESQEAKRLVEELVRDLAHCGKQEKGIQVSGKQVVAVVLPL; from the coding sequence ATGATTGCCAACGAAAAAATTAAAGCGGCAGAAGTACAGGTAACTGGCGTAAACGGTGAGGATTTGGGCATCATGTCCACAAAAGAAGCATTGCAAATGGCGAAGGAGCTGGATGTGGATCTGGTATGCCTGTCTCTCGCTTCCAGTCCGCCTCCGTGCCAGCTGGTGAGCCGTACGGATTTCAAGCAGCAAAAAGTGAAAGAAAACGCGAAAAACCGGAAGGCGGAAAAAGGCCCTAAGGTGAAAGAGGTCCGGCTGAGTGCCTTCATTGAAGATCACGATTACGAGACGAAAAAGCACCAGGCGGAGCGGATTCTCCAAGCGGGCGACGTTGTAGAATTGACGGTCCGGCTGGAGAAAAAGGAGAGCCAGGAAGCGAAAAGGCTGGTGGAGGAGCTCGTCCGCGACTTGGCCCACTGCGGAAAGCAAGAGAAAGGGATACAGGTGAGTGGAAAACAGGTCGTAGCGGTCGTCCTGCCCCTTTGA
- a CDS encoding MarR family transcriptional regulator — protein sequence MDFDYANALTHLMGHVMKLHRQNVDMLIQKYDVHPGQPPLLMRLTRTDGMVQKELARRMNVKPATLTVMINRMEKSGLVTRRPDPHDQRSSRVYLTDKGRIAAGAVKDALELLEGKCFERFTEEEKTMLWDMLTRIHADLEMFKSEHARGS from the coding sequence GTGGATTTCGACTACGCAAATGCCCTTACACACTTGATGGGTCACGTCATGAAGCTTCATCGGCAAAACGTGGATATGCTTATTCAAAAGTACGACGTGCACCCCGGGCAGCCTCCTCTGCTCATGCGGCTGACTCGTACAGACGGGATGGTGCAAAAAGAACTCGCTCGCCGAATGAACGTGAAACCGGCTACCTTGACCGTCATGATCAACCGGATGGAGAAATCCGGCCTTGTCACTCGCAGACCGGACCCGCACGATCAGCGCAGTTCGCGCGTCTATTTGACAGACAAAGGCAGAATTGCAGCCGGAGCAGTCAAGGATGCCCTGGAGCTGCTGGAAGGCAAATGCTTTGAACGTTTCACCGAAGAAGAAAAGACGATGCTCTGGGACATGCTCACACGCATTCACGCCGACCTGGAAATGTTCAAAAGCGAGCATGCGCGCGGAAGCTAG
- a CDS encoding multidrug effflux MFS transporter: MNNLAKELETTESSVSRSRRLWMAIILGSLSAFGPLSLDMYLPALPMLETDLQTTTSMAQLSLTACLVGLSVGQLFAGPLSDVQGRRKPLLIGLILYAVSSFLCAVAPSIWTFLLLRLIQGMAGSAGIVIARATVRDMYSGTELTKFFALLMLINGIAPIAAPIAGGQLLQVTSWHGVFVVLGVIGLIMFVTVLFGLPETLSAQMRSKGGLNHTLATFGNLVRDRTFMGYALAQGLVTAAMFAYISGSPFVLQEIFGVSPQMFSVIFAVNGLGIIIASQVTGKLAGKVKETTLFIAGISIAAIGGILLLAMILIGAGLFAVLVPLFFVVSCVGIVGATGFSLAMQNQSKAAGSASALQGLISFIGGGIVAPLVGIGGSSTAVPMGVVMAAATIGSTLCYLLMIRRKASHV; encoded by the coding sequence TTGAACAATCTTGCAAAAGAACTGGAAACCACTGAATCTTCCGTCAGTCGCTCCCGCCGGCTGTGGATGGCGATTATCCTCGGTTCCTTGTCCGCATTTGGACCTCTTTCCCTGGACATGTACTTGCCCGCCCTGCCGATGCTGGAAACGGATTTGCAAACGACGACCTCCATGGCGCAGCTGAGCCTTACCGCTTGCCTCGTCGGATTGTCGGTCGGGCAGCTGTTCGCAGGACCTCTCAGCGATGTGCAAGGCCGGCGCAAACCGCTTTTGATCGGACTCATCCTTTATGCCGTATCTTCGTTTTTATGTGCGGTCGCGCCATCGATCTGGACGTTCCTCCTGCTTCGCCTCATACAGGGAATGGCGGGCTCCGCTGGGATCGTTATCGCTCGCGCAACGGTCCGCGATATGTATTCGGGGACGGAGCTTACCAAGTTTTTCGCTTTGCTGATGCTGATCAACGGGATCGCTCCCATCGCCGCTCCGATTGCGGGAGGTCAGCTGCTGCAAGTGACGTCGTGGCACGGCGTTTTTGTCGTCCTCGGAGTGATTGGTCTGATCATGTTCGTCACTGTTTTGTTCGGCCTGCCTGAGACGCTCTCTGCACAAATGCGCTCAAAAGGCGGTCTCAACCATACGCTCGCCACTTTCGGCAATTTGGTGAGAGACCGCACGTTTATGGGCTATGCCTTGGCGCAGGGTCTCGTAACGGCTGCCATGTTTGCCTATATTTCCGGCTCTCCTTTCGTCCTGCAAGAGATCTTTGGCGTCTCTCCCCAGATGTTCAGTGTCATTTTTGCCGTGAATGGCCTTGGCATCATCATCGCCAGCCAGGTCACCGGAAAACTGGCTGGCAAAGTCAAAGAGACCACTCTTTTTATCGCAGGGATCAGCATCGCTGCAATCGGCGGGATCCTTCTGCTGGCCATGATTTTGATCGGTGCGGGTCTGTTCGCCGTGCTTGTTCCTCTCTTTTTCGTCGTGTCCTGCGTAGGGATCGTCGGGGCGACGGGCTTTTCCCTGGCGATGCAAAACCAGAGCAAGGCTGCGGGCAGCGCTTCCGCCCTTCAAGGGTTGATCTCCTTCATCGGGGGTGGCATTGTGGCCCCGCTAGTCGGGATCGGCGGCAGCAGCACAGCGGTCCCGATGGGCGTGGTAATGGCGGCTGCAACCATTGGTTCCACGCTCTGCTATCTGCTCATGATTCGCCGGAAGGCATCCCACGTATAA
- the hfq gene encoding RNA chaperone Hfq, whose amino-acid sequence MKQTINIQDTFLNHLRKENIAVTIYLVNGFQLRGYIKAFDNFTIVIDSEGKQQLVYKHAISTFTPQRPVSLMSQENNQQ is encoded by the coding sequence ATGAAACAGACGATCAACATTCAAGATACGTTCTTGAATCATTTGCGGAAAGAAAACATCGCGGTTACCATTTACCTGGTAAACGGATTTCAATTGCGCGGCTACATTAAAGCGTTCGATAATTTCACGATCGTGATTGATAGCGAAGGCAAACAGCAGCTGGTGTACAAACACGCAATTTCCACCTTTACTCCGCAACGTCCGGTATCGCTCATGTCTCAGGAGAACAACCAACAGTAA
- the miaA gene encoding tRNA (adenosine(37)-N6)-dimethylallyltransferase MiaA, which translates to MTLHKKEKLVVIIGPTAVGKTDLSLELAEQFEGEIISGDSMQVYRGMDIGTAKASPEELARVPHHLIDIISPGDEYSVASFQESATRLITEINERGHLPFIVGGTGLYIESVTHRFQFSQTAQDPELRDRLHRLAETEGVEALHARLAQVDPITAERLHPNDVKRVIRALEIYESSGYKMSEFQLRAQHSPYDLVMIGLTMDRAKLYERINHRVDLMMEAGLVEEVRGLLDRGYDASLVSMQGLGYKELIPYLYGEITLEKAVNDIKQRTRHFAKRQLSWFRRMPEIQWFDMTEPEKRPHNVQTIKQILAGKFQQLPNI; encoded by the coding sequence GTGACCTTGCACAAGAAAGAGAAGCTTGTTGTCATTATCGGCCCGACAGCCGTTGGCAAAACGGATCTCAGTCTGGAGCTGGCAGAACAGTTCGAGGGAGAAATCATTTCCGGCGACTCCATGCAGGTCTACCGGGGCATGGATATCGGTACGGCGAAAGCGTCTCCGGAGGAGCTGGCGCGTGTACCGCATCATCTGATTGACATCATCTCCCCCGGCGATGAATATTCTGTCGCCAGTTTTCAGGAAAGCGCCACACGACTGATCACGGAAATCAACGAGCGGGGGCATTTGCCGTTCATCGTGGGCGGCACGGGTCTCTACATAGAATCGGTCACCCATCGCTTTCAATTTTCGCAGACTGCCCAAGACCCGGAGCTGCGCGATCGATTGCATCGACTGGCGGAAACAGAAGGAGTGGAAGCGCTCCATGCCCGTCTGGCGCAAGTCGATCCGATCACGGCCGAACGACTTCACCCCAATGATGTGAAGCGGGTCATACGCGCTTTGGAAATATACGAAAGCAGCGGATACAAAATGTCCGAGTTCCAGTTGAGGGCGCAGCATTCCCCGTACGATCTGGTCATGATCGGTCTGACGATGGATCGCGCCAAGCTGTACGAGCGCATCAACCATCGGGTAGACCTCATGATGGAAGCCGGACTGGTGGAAGAAGTGAGAGGTCTGTTGGACCGCGGATACGACGCATCCTTGGTGTCCATGCAGGGACTTGGGTACAAAGAGCTGATTCCGTACTTGTACGGGGAGATCACGCTGGAAAAAGCGGTCAATGACATCAAACAGCGGACCCGGCATTTTGCAAAGCGGCAGCTATCCTGGTTCCGCCGCATGCCAGAAATCCAATGGTTTGACATGACGGAGCCGGAAAAGCGTCCGCACAACGTGCAAACTATCAAGCAAATATTGGCAGGAAAGTTTCAACAATTGCCGAATATATAA
- a CDS encoding class I SAM-dependent methyltransferase, producing the protein MIVTTGLEPGWETRQHAVELAARFGLQVTERSDLSLNELRRRHGDDEVLIVSALGARLEKPGKKPFFFHPNTSAFRIKRLLRGDTDAMLVACQIQPGDFVLDATMGLGADAIVFAHATGTEGRVVGVESEEVLAILVEDGFRHWASGEVALQQAMRRIEVRCGNHLDVLRDLPDGSFDVVYFDPMFETTVHSSTGIAGVREYANSEALTEEAISEAMRVAKKRVVLKEGKTGRMYERFGFLPFRSRGQQVVYSYKEIGGGE; encoded by the coding sequence ATGATCGTAACGACCGGACTCGAGCCCGGATGGGAAACCAGGCAACACGCTGTTGAATTGGCTGCCCGCTTCGGCTTGCAAGTCACCGAGCGGAGCGATTTGTCGCTCAACGAATTGCGAAGGCGCCATGGCGACGATGAAGTGCTGATCGTATCGGCGTTGGGCGCTCGTCTGGAAAAGCCGGGAAAAAAGCCGTTCTTTTTTCATCCGAACACATCCGCCTTTCGTATAAAGCGCCTTTTACGGGGCGATACTGATGCTATGCTTGTCGCTTGCCAAATTCAACCAGGGGACTTTGTCCTGGATGCGACGATGGGTTTGGGTGCAGATGCGATTGTGTTTGCTCATGCCACAGGCACAGAAGGACGCGTCGTTGGCGTAGAGTCGGAGGAAGTGCTGGCCATCTTGGTAGAAGACGGCTTTCGGCATTGGGCTTCCGGCGAGGTTGCTCTGCAGCAAGCCATGAGACGCATCGAGGTCCGCTGCGGAAACCATCTGGATGTTCTTCGGGATTTGCCTGATGGTTCCTTTGACGTCGTCTATTTCGACCCGATGTTTGAAACGACGGTTCACAGCTCGACCGGAATCGCAGGAGTCCGCGAGTATGCGAATTCCGAAGCGCTCACGGAAGAGGCCATTTCCGAGGCGATGCGGGTCGCCAAAAAGCGAGTGGTTCTGAAAGAAGGAAAGACAGGTCGCATGTACGAGCGTTTTGGCTTTCTCCCGTTTCGCTCGCGCGGCCAGCAGGTCGTGTACAGCTACAAAGAGATAGGTGGAGGGGAGTGA